One segment of candidate division KSB1 bacterium DNA contains the following:
- the cyoE gene encoding protoheme IX farnesyltransferase, giving the protein MKNNLTNYFELTKPRVTFMVLVSVLAGFYLGARDSINWILLLNAMLGTWLVAGGTNALNQLIERDLDSLMKRTQKRPLPSGRLTAKQVGIFAASISIFGITYLCLTTNLLTGFLAALTLGSYVFVYTPLKRKTSLSTIIGAVPGALPAMGGWAAVTGEIGGGAWALFFILFFWQLPHFLAIAWIYKEDYERGGFPVLPVLDVDGNLTGRQIIVNCLALILVSLLPTVLGLTGAVYFVGALVLGLLYLTSGIRLARRKSNRYAKQLLHASIIYLPLLLTLMFVDKT; this is encoded by the coding sequence TTGAAAAATAATTTAACAAATTACTTCGAACTTACAAAACCGCGCGTCACGTTTATGGTACTGGTGAGCGTGCTAGCCGGCTTTTATCTTGGTGCAAGGGATTCAATTAATTGGATTCTTCTTTTAAACGCCATGCTCGGCACCTGGCTGGTGGCCGGCGGAACGAATGCTCTCAATCAATTGATTGAACGCGACCTTGATTCATTAATGAAACGGACTCAAAAACGGCCTTTACCATCCGGTAGATTGACTGCTAAACAAGTTGGCATTTTCGCTGCATCGATCTCAATTTTTGGCATTACTTACTTGTGCCTGACTACTAATCTCTTAACTGGATTTTTAGCTGCATTAACTTTAGGGAGCTATGTATTCGTCTACACGCCATTGAAACGCAAAACCTCGCTTTCCACAATTATCGGAGCCGTACCGGGCGCTTTACCGGCAATGGGCGGTTGGGCTGCTGTGACTGGAGAAATCGGCGGTGGCGCCTGGGCGTTATTTTTCATTCTCTTCTTCTGGCAGCTCCCCCACTTTTTAGCGATTGCCTGGATTTACAAAGAAGATTATGAGCGCGGCGGGTTTCCTGTGCTGCCGGTTTTAGATGTTGACGGCAATTTAACCGGCAGACAAATTATTGTCAACTGTCTGGCGCTCATTTTGGTCAGCCTCCTGCCAACCGTCTTAGGATTGACCGGGGCTGTCTATTTTGTCGGCGCCCTGGTTCTGGGGCTGCTCTACCTTACCTCAGGAATTCGACTGGCTCGAAGAAAATCAAACCGGTACGCGAAGCAACTCCTGCATGCTTCAATTATTTATCTTCCCTTACTCCTCACCTTGATGTTTGTAGATAAGACCTGA
- a CDS encoding YbjQ family protein has product MILVASSEIAGKKIVKTIGLVKGNTIRARHLGKDIIAGLKNIVGGEIEEYTKLMAEAREQALDRMKAAAEEMGANAIVDVSFSTSYIMGMASEILAYGTAVVVE; this is encoded by the coding sequence ATGATTTTAGTAGCGTCCAGTGAAATTGCCGGTAAGAAGATTGTGAAAACTATCGGTCTGGTAAAAGGAAATACAATTCGAGCGCGTCATTTAGGCAAAGATATTATCGCCGGATTAAAAAATATCGTTGGCGGCGAAATTGAGGAATACACCAAACTCATGGCGGAAGCCCGGGAACAGGCGTTGGATAGGATGAAGGCGGCAGCTGAGGAAATGGGAGCAAATGCCATTGTTGATGTGTCTTTTAGCACCAGTTACATCATGGGAATGGCCTCGGAGATTCTGGCGTATGGGACGGCGGTGGTGGTTGAATAG